One Danio aesculapii chromosome 22, fDanAes4.1, whole genome shotgun sequence genomic window carries:
- the LOC130216571 gene encoding uncharacterized protein LOC130216571 has product MTIFCLCMCFLLKGVFGNIKSVNDGDSVTLQSALTDVQKYERVLWTFGPDSTRIAQINNAINKISVYNEVLDGKFRGKLSLDPLTGSLTIANATSQHAGLYELNTVGGNDVLSKQFRVIIFAHLPVPVLIRNSSQCSSSSSSSVQYCSVLCSVVNVSAVSLSWYKGNSLLSSISVSDLSISLSLLLEVDYQEKNTYSCVINNTISNQTTHLDINTLCRPCEVDVSSLNSENSVPFGVVVLICIGIVVTLVILAVAGMFSIYWKYKKSHQTSQASVQQFSEVYDATD; this is encoded by the exons ATGACGattttttgtttatgtatgtGCTTCTTGCTGAAAG GTGTGTTTGGTAATATCAAATCGGTGAACGACGGAGATTCTGTCACACTACAATCTGCTCTTACAGATGTACAGAAATATGAACGTGTTCTGTGGACGTTTGGACCTGACAGCACCCGAATAGCTCAAATCAACAACGCTATCAACAAGATATCAGTATATAATGAAGTACTCGACGGGAAATTCAGAGGCAAACTGAGTTTGGATCCTTtaactggatctctgaccatcgcAAACGCAACATCCCAACACGCTGGACTCTACGAATTAAATACTGTCGGCGGAAATGACGTCTTATCCAAGCAGTTCAGAGTTATTATTTTTG CTCATCTACCTGTTCCTGTCCTCATCCGAAACTCATCTCAATGTtcttcctcctcatcttcatcagTGCAGTATTGTTCAGTGCTTTGTTCAGTGGTGAATGTGAGcgctgtgagtctctcctggtacaaaggaaacagtttattgtccagcatcagtgtgtctgatctcagcatcagtctctctctacTTCTGGAGGTGGATTATCAGGAGAAAAACACCTACAGCTGTGTGATCAACAACACCATCAGCAACCAGACCACACATCTAGACATCAACACACTCTGTCGGCCATGTGAAG TGGATGTGTCAAGTTTGAATTCAGAAAACAGCGTACCCTTCGGTGTGGTGGTTCTGATCTGCATTGGCATCGTAGTTACTTTAGTAATCTTGGCTGTAGCTGGGATGTTCAGTATCTActggaaatataaaaaatcacATCAAACAA GCCAGGCTTCTGTGCAACAATTTTCTGAGGTGTATGACG CAACAGATTAA